One window of Arthrobacter oryzae genomic DNA carries:
- a CDS encoding LysR family transcriptional regulator yields MDLKRLRILRELSDRGTVGATAEAMEVTPSAVSQQLKTLQDELGVVLVEKSGRGVRLTEAGRAMAAAAAEVSTAMARAEATIDTYRQGWQTHVRAAFFPSAAEMFLPGLLHRVKAVEGLRFEACFEDPGVAGFTALAADYDIVLAHSVDGADVFARQGLVVVPLLNEPLDVAIPAGHVLAAKPSLTASDVVGFPWMGVPDGFPFDTVLRQIEVQAGSPAVRAQLFPDLRVLEALVSAGHGLSLLPRYTSLRNQERGFVLRPLLGVTARRSIVALARPDVAARTTIAQVLSMLEAEAASIDAAGVRDD; encoded by the coding sequence ATGGATCTAAAACGGCTCCGGATACTCCGTGAACTCTCGGACCGGGGCACGGTGGGTGCCACCGCCGAGGCAATGGAGGTGACGCCGTCGGCCGTCTCCCAGCAACTGAAGACCCTCCAGGACGAACTGGGCGTCGTCCTGGTTGAAAAGTCCGGCAGGGGAGTGCGCCTCACCGAGGCGGGCCGCGCCATGGCAGCGGCCGCGGCGGAGGTGTCCACTGCCATGGCGCGCGCTGAAGCCACCATCGACACCTACCGGCAGGGCTGGCAGACGCATGTTAGGGCGGCATTCTTTCCGAGCGCAGCGGAAATGTTCCTCCCCGGCCTCCTGCACCGAGTCAAGGCAGTGGAGGGACTGCGGTTCGAGGCGTGCTTCGAAGACCCCGGCGTGGCGGGATTCACCGCCCTGGCCGCCGACTACGACATCGTACTGGCCCACAGCGTCGATGGTGCCGACGTTTTTGCCCGGCAGGGGCTGGTGGTGGTTCCGCTGCTCAATGAGCCGCTGGACGTGGCCATACCGGCCGGCCACGTCCTGGCGGCCAAGCCTTCGTTGACAGCCAGTGATGTGGTGGGCTTTCCGTGGATGGGCGTCCCCGACGGCTTTCCGTTTGATACGGTGCTGCGCCAGATCGAGGTCCAGGCCGGCTCTCCGGCGGTGCGTGCGCAGCTTTTTCCCGACCTGCGGGTCCTGGAGGCCCTCGTCAGCGCCGGCCACGGGCTGAGCCTGCTGCCGAGATACACGTCGCTGAGAAACCAGGAGCGCGGCTTCGTCCTGCGTCCCCTGCTCGGCGTCACAGCCCGCCGCAGCATTGTGGCGCTCGCCCGGCCGGACGTGGCCGCCCGGACCACCATTGCGCAGGTTCTGTCCATGCTCGAGGCCGAAGCCGCCTCCATCGACGCCGCCGGCGTGCGTGACGACTGA
- the ilvD gene encoding dihydroxy-acid dehydratase, with amino-acid sequence MSEDTQTAAENKIDIKPRSRVVTDGIHAAPARGMFRAVGMGDDDFVKPQIGVASSWNEITPCNLSLNRLAQGAKEGVHAGGGFPMQFGTISVSDGISMGHEGMHFSLVSREVIADSVETVMQAERIDGSVLLAGCDKSLPGMLMAAARLDLASVFLYAGSIMPGWVKLEDGSEKEVTLIDAFEAVGACAAGKMSMEDLTRIEKAICPGEGACGGMYTANTMACIGEALGMSLPGSAAPPSADRRRDEFARKSGEAVVNLLRKGITARDIMTKKAFENAIAVTMAFGGSTNAVLHLLAIAREAEVELTLDDFNRIGDKIPHLGDLKPFGRYVMTDVDKIGGVPVIMKALLDAGLLHGDCLTVTGKTLAENLESINPPDLDGKILRALDNPIHKTGGITILHGSMAPEGAVVKSAGFDADVFEGTARVFEREQGALDALDNGKIKAGDVVVIRYEGPKGGPGMREMLAITGAIKGAGLGKDVLLLTDGRFSGGTTGLCIGHVAPEAVDGGPIAFVKDGDKIRVDIAARTFDLLVDEAELESRKIGWEPLPAKFTKGVLAKYAKLVHSASTGAYCG; translated from the coding sequence ATGAGTGAGGACACCCAAACAGCAGCCGAAAACAAGATTGACATCAAGCCCCGCAGCCGGGTCGTCACCGACGGGATCCATGCCGCCCCCGCGCGCGGTATGTTCCGGGCAGTCGGCATGGGCGATGACGACTTCGTGAAGCCCCAGATCGGCGTTGCGAGTTCCTGGAACGAAATCACTCCCTGCAACCTCTCTCTGAACCGGCTCGCCCAGGGCGCCAAGGAAGGCGTCCACGCCGGCGGCGGGTTCCCCATGCAGTTCGGCACCATCTCCGTCTCGGACGGCATTTCCATGGGCCACGAGGGCATGCACTTCTCCCTGGTGTCCCGCGAAGTCATCGCCGACTCCGTGGAAACCGTCATGCAGGCCGAGCGGATCGACGGCTCGGTCCTGCTGGCCGGCTGCGACAAGTCCCTGCCCGGCATGCTGATGGCAGCGGCCCGCCTGGACCTCGCCAGCGTGTTCCTCTACGCCGGTTCCATCATGCCCGGCTGGGTCAAGCTCGAGGACGGCTCCGAAAAGGAAGTCACCCTCATCGACGCCTTCGAAGCCGTCGGCGCGTGCGCGGCCGGCAAGATGAGCATGGAGGACCTGACCCGGATCGAAAAGGCCATCTGCCCTGGCGAGGGCGCCTGCGGCGGCATGTACACGGCCAACACCATGGCCTGCATCGGCGAAGCCCTGGGCATGTCCCTGCCCGGCTCCGCTGCACCGCCCTCGGCAGACCGCCGTCGTGACGAGTTTGCCCGCAAGTCCGGCGAAGCCGTGGTGAACCTCCTGCGCAAGGGCATCACCGCCCGGGACATCATGACCAAAAAGGCGTTCGAAAACGCCATTGCCGTGACCATGGCCTTCGGCGGATCCACCAACGCCGTGCTGCACCTGCTGGCCATCGCCCGTGAAGCCGAGGTTGAGCTCACCCTCGATGACTTCAACCGCATCGGCGACAAGATCCCGCACCTCGGTGACCTGAAGCCCTTCGGCCGCTACGTCATGACGGACGTGGACAAGATCGGCGGCGTACCGGTCATCATGAAGGCACTGCTCGACGCCGGACTGCTGCACGGCGACTGCCTCACCGTTACCGGCAAGACCCTTGCCGAGAACCTCGAGTCCATCAACCCGCCGGACCTCGACGGCAAGATCCTTCGTGCGCTGGACAACCCGATCCACAAGACCGGCGGCATCACCATCCTGCACGGCTCCATGGCGCCGGAAGGCGCCGTCGTCAAGAGCGCAGGCTTCGACGCCGACGTCTTCGAGGGCACCGCCCGCGTCTTCGAGCGCGAACAGGGCGCCCTGGATGCTCTGGACAACGGCAAGATCAAGGCCGGCGACGTCGTGGTCATCCGCTACGAAGGCCCCAAGGGCGGCCCGGGCATGCGCGAAATGCTCGCCATCACCGGCGCCATCAAGGGCGCGGGACTCGGCAAGGACGTCCTCCTCCTGACGGACGGCCGGTTCTCGGGCGGCACCACCGGGCTTTGCATCGGCCACGTTGCCCCTGAAGCGGTCGACGGCGGCCCCATCGCCTTCGTCAAGGACGGCGACAAGATCCGGGTCGACATCGCCGCCCGCACGTTCGACCTCCTGGTCGACGAGGCCGAGCTGGAATCCCGCAAGATCGGCTGGGAGCCGCTTCCGGCCAAGTTCACCAAGGGCGTGCTCGCCAAGTACGCCAAGCTGGTGCACAGCGCATCCACCGGCGCATACTGCGGTTAG
- a CDS encoding sunset domain-containing protein translates to MDWIIWVIVIVVIVGVVWWLLNRNSSGTATGTSTASDSGAPAPRVEETGTSRLESTGNAAPAGGGAAASADAAATTGMPAAAGFGSAGTARTAGGDVDDWDEDTAAERDVPPAGTARSTDTRRVSDTGGTAEPERTAVAGKAEEKAEWEAQWSEAGSTPHAAQAHAAEAQATHAPAEGHAAEAPAHHPEYTEPHARTLPGAESAAAEDVQEPATEADQRPATATAPTTATAPTTATAPTTATAPAAATAQASGSSGVVTGGGALSEGDAETMQAAASSAATEAAASHTAEPAGHLAAEQPYGEGSAAPGPDGRGPEGYTVKGDAQSMTYHDETSPAFEETTADVWFESEAHAEAAGFRAPRRSRR, encoded by the coding sequence ATGGACTGGATTATCTGGGTCATTGTCATCGTGGTCATCGTAGGAGTGGTGTGGTGGCTCCTGAACCGCAACAGTTCAGGAACTGCTACGGGCACATCAACGGCCTCCGACTCCGGCGCGCCCGCTCCACGGGTAGAGGAAACCGGCACCTCCCGCCTTGAATCCACCGGTAACGCAGCCCCCGCCGGAGGCGGAGCAGCAGCGTCGGCTGACGCAGCCGCAACAACCGGAATGCCGGCCGCTGCAGGATTCGGTTCCGCCGGGACGGCCAGGACCGCCGGCGGAGACGTGGACGACTGGGACGAAGACACGGCGGCTGAAAGGGATGTTCCCCCAGCAGGCACCGCCCGCTCCACAGATACCCGCCGGGTTTCAGATACCGGCGGCACAGCCGAACCTGAACGCACGGCCGTGGCCGGAAAGGCAGAGGAAAAGGCAGAGTGGGAAGCACAGTGGTCAGAGGCGGGGAGCACCCCGCACGCGGCGCAGGCACATGCGGCGGAAGCACAAGCCACGCACGCTCCGGCCGAGGGACACGCGGCCGAGGCCCCGGCTCACCACCCTGAGTACACGGAACCGCACGCACGCACCCTGCCCGGCGCTGAATCCGCCGCGGCGGAGGACGTCCAGGAGCCCGCAACAGAGGCGGACCAGCGCCCGGCCACCGCAACGGCGCCCACCACCGCAACGGCGCCCACCACCGCGACGGCGCCCACCACCGCAACGGCGCCGGCCGCAGCAACCGCTCAGGCCAGCGGGAGCAGCGGCGTCGTGACCGGCGGCGGAGCACTTTCCGAAGGGGATGCCGAAACCATGCAGGCTGCCGCCTCCTCGGCTGCTACGGAAGCGGCCGCAAGCCACACCGCAGAGCCCGCCGGTCACCTCGCCGCCGAGCAGCCGTACGGTGAAGGATCCGCAGCACCCGGCCCGGACGGCAGGGGGCCGGAAGGTTACACCGTCAAGGGCGATGCCCAGTCGATGACCTACCACGACGAAACCAGCCCCGCCTTTGAGGAAACGACAGCGGACGTCTGGTTCGAGTCGGAGGCCCACGCTGAGGCAGCCGGTTTCCGGGCTCCGCGGCGTAGCCGGCGCTAG